The following nucleotide sequence is from Nitrospirota bacterium.
CACTACGACCATTGCTCTTCTGATGATGTAAAAAGGCTTCAAGGACCTGACACTGTTATAGTGGCAACTCCTGATTGTGCAGGCAAGCTATTAGGAAAGATTAAAACTGTAAAACCCGGAGATAAGCTAAATCTTAGTGGAATTGACATAGAAGTAGTGCCAGCCTATAACACAAACAAGCAGTTTCATCCAAAGGATAAAGGATGGGTTGGATATATTTTTACGGTCAATGGTCAGAGAATCTACATAGCAGGTGATACTGACTATATACCTGAGATGAAAAACATTAAATGTGATATTGCACTTCTTCCTGTATCAGGCACATATGTGATGACTGCAGATGAGGCAGTTAAGTCAGCACTGGATATAAAGCCAAAAGTGGCAATCCCAATGCACTATGGCTCTATAGTTGGCTCTGAAAAGGATGCAAAGAGGTTTACCGAGGGTCTTAAAGGAAAGATAGAGGTTGTGATACTGGAAGAGGAATAGGGCCTAAG
It contains:
- a CDS encoding MBL fold metallo-hydrolase, translated to MIKDIHWLGHDTFKIVGEKIIYTDPFKIKKKDTADIILITHEHYDHCSSDDVKRLQGPDTVIVATPDCAGKLLGKIKTVKPGDKLNLSGIDIEVVPAYNTNKQFHPKDKGWVGYIFTVNGQRIYIAGDTDYIPEMKNIKCDIALLPVSGTYVMTADEAVKSALDIKPKVAIPMHYGSIVGSEKDAKRFTEGLKGKIEVVILEEE